In Mucilaginibacter sp. KACC 22063, the genomic stretch TAAAATTAGGCACCTTTGATGCAGGCACTTCAATCGGTTTTGTACTGATACAGAATGCATGGACCGGCAGCGGTGTTAATACCGGCGCTGCAAAATTCTACAGCCAGGACGAGTTTAACCCTGAGAATACCGCCGCTTTGCGTAAGCACTCTGTTATGCTGTATGACGATGTTCACAAACTTTATTTGTTAGGCTTTGAAGATACCAACAGGCAAACAGGCGGCTCTGACAACGACTTTAATGACCTTGTTGTATACGCTTCTGCAAATCCGATCACAGCAATATCAAATAATGGCGTTGCAAACATTGATCGCGGTGGCGATACCGATGGTGACGGCGTATTGGATACTCAGGATGCTTTCCCGAATGACCCTACAAGAGCATTCATCAGCTATTATCCATCTGCAAGCTCATACTCAACTGTGGCTTTCGAAGATAACTTTCCTAAAAAAGGCGACTATGATTTGAATGACCTTTTGGTTAACTACCGTTACCAGTTCATCAGCAATGCATCAAACCAGGTGGTTGAAATGACAGGTACTTACACTATTGGTGCAGCAGGCGCATCATTCCATAATGGATTTGGCGTACAATTACCGGTTTCAGCTTCGGCAGTAGCTTCGGTAACCGGGCAGCAAGCCATCAGTAATTATATCACTTTTGCATCAAACGGTGTGGAAGCAGGCCAAAGCAAAGCGGTAATTATTCCGTTTGATAACCACGAGGCTTTGATTAAAAACCCTGACGGTTCATACCTGATCAATACATTATCATCAAAAGCAAAAGTGACCAGCAGTACAGCCACTGTGAATGTTAAGTTTACTACGCCGGTTGCAGCGTCTACTTTGACACCATCAGCATTCAATCCGTTCCTGATCAGCAACCTGCGTCGTGGTTATGAGGTTCACTTGCCAAATATGGCACCAACCGATAAAGCAACTACTACTTTATTTGGTACAGATGATGATAATACATCAGTAGCAGCAGGCCGTACTTATGTATCAAAAGAAAACTGGCCATGGGCTATCAGCTTCAATACAACATTTGATTATCCTTTTGAAACGGTGCCTATCAATACTGCTTATCCACACTTTGCAGATTGGGCCGCATCTGGCGGTACAACTTATACCGACTGGTATAGCAATACAGCTGCAGGTTATAGAAATACAGGAAGCATTTATAAATAAGTGATCGCAATAAATTAACTGTCTTAATGTGTCGAACGTCTCCCCTTTGAGGGAGGCGTTTTTTGTTATAATAGCCAGTTGAAATTACACCAAACAAAAAATGAGCATCCGGTTAGGACGCTCATTTTTGTTTTTATAGATAGATGAGAATATATAGTGTCAGGCTGCTTT encodes the following:
- a CDS encoding LruC domain-containing protein encodes the protein MRNYFTLFLLAGIATFTSCKKDNNNGNTPITPANKIAPDGFNFATTKNVKLNVTLKDNNNGPIAGVIVSVYKPDNTSTDGSIFKGVTDKNGNITATVTLPASYDKLIIDPAYIGLLHNATASINNGSVTAVIGGKTGYSGDIIPDAINNNPNANSSTGKITINGLLTTEIGYPTGYSSSNAFLSPTNLGRPAYLESTGDVIDASLLSYVNSSLPEGTPVTTSHPEYLTSSAVKTINVTAKSDVWITFVAEGAGYQNTLAYYTYKTGSAPTSSGGGTLLGGIDKITYIFPNASAAGSGGGLVAGDKVKLGTFDAGTSIGFVLIQNAWTGSGVNTGAAKFYSQDEFNPENTAALRKHSVMLYDDVHKLYLLGFEDTNRQTGGSDNDFNDLVVYASANPITAISNNGVANIDRGGDTDGDGVLDTQDAFPNDPTRAFISYYPSASSYSTVAFEDNFPKKGDYDLNDLLVNYRYQFISNASNQVVEMTGTYTIGAAGASFHNGFGVQLPVSASAVASVTGQQAISNYITFASNGVEAGQSKAVIIPFDNHEALIKNPDGSYLINTLSSKAKVTSSTATVNVKFTTPVAASTLTPSAFNPFLISNLRRGYEVHLPNMAPTDKATTTLFGTDDDNTSVAAGRTYVSKENWPWAISFNTTFDYPFETVPINTAYPHFADWAASGGTTYTDWYSNTAAGYRNTGSIYK